Proteins from one Oscillatoria nigro-viridis PCC 7112 genomic window:
- a CDS encoding helix-turn-helix domain-containing protein, producing the protein MSGILKIEMGESLDSLKELLGKQKTGKTKERLQALYWLKSGPSQTVDELALRLGHHRTTVSRWLSLYRTGGLNHLLNIKTSSGRSPKVSPEIENRLVSELSDPEGFASYQEVQVWLKIAWDVEMSYTGVRKLVRYRLQSKLKVPRPQDAKQKEGAVESFKKNSVKV; encoded by the coding sequence ATGTCAGGAATACTAAAAATAGAGATGGGAGAGTCTTTAGACAGCCTCAAAGAACTATTGGGCAAACAAAAAACTGGGAAGACCAAAGAAAGACTCCAAGCGCTGTATTGGTTAAAAAGTGGGCCAAGTCAGACCGTCGATGAACTGGCATTACGTTTAGGACATCATCGAACTACAGTATCAAGGTGGTTAAGCCTTTACCGTACAGGCGGACTCAACCACCTACTAAACATTAAAACCAGTTCGGGGAGGAGCCCAAAGGTCTCTCCAGAAATTGAAAATCGTTTAGTGTCAGAACTCTCTGACCCAGAAGGTTTTGCGAGTTATCAAGAAGTGCAAGTGTGGTTGAAGATAGCGTGGGATGTAGAGATGTCTTACACCGGAGTGCGTAAATTAGTCCGATATCGCTTGCAGTCGAAGTTAAAAGTGCCACGACCGCAGGATGCTAAACAAAAAGAAGGAGCAGTAGAGAGCTTTAAAAAAAACTCTGTCAAAGTATAA